In the Devosia sp. SL43 genome, one interval contains:
- a CDS encoding GtrA family protein, giving the protein MSAALQSLMRDVPRSVPSPNPLVGVFNFIGIGATGAAAFVMLSTLVMWLDPDAERWMINAACYAATILPVYLMHRRFSFDSDASHVQAFPRYFAVQAMALVLAAVFSFVINGVLSLPTFFASMLVIGLTSGVNYLVLRSWAFARGRVTATVAA; this is encoded by the coding sequence ATGAGTGCCGCCCTGCAGAGCCTGATGCGCGATGTGCCCCGTTCGGTGCCAAGCCCCAATCCACTGGTTGGCGTGTTCAATTTCATCGGCATCGGGGCGACCGGCGCCGCTGCATTCGTGATGCTGTCGACCCTGGTCATGTGGCTCGATCCGGACGCTGAACGCTGGATGATCAACGCGGCCTGCTACGCGGCGACCATCCTTCCGGTCTATCTGATGCACCGGCGCTTTTCGTTCGATTCCGACGCCTCGCATGTCCAGGCCTTCCCGCGCTATTTCGCCGTCCAGGCAATGGCGCTGGTGCTGGCGGCGGTGTTCTCGTTCGTCATCAATGGCGTGCTCTCGCTGCCGACATTCTTTGCGTCGATGCTGGTCATCGGGCTCACCTCGGGCGTCAACTACCTAGTGCTGCGCAGCTGGGCCTTCGCCCGCGGCCGAGTTACTGCCACCGTTGCGGCATGA
- a CDS encoding sigma-70 family RNA polymerase sigma factor, which yields MQTDPIETRLRDLMLASLDGDAAAYRSLLAELGRHLRPYFTRRLTPAFASHAEDLVQETLLAIHTRRMTYDRTRPFTAWLHAVAHHKFVDHVRRQSIRLTVPLEDDAPIFAHDDSADATARRDLDRVLDAVPARTSDLIRRTKVAGESVAEAAAAHGISETAAKVSIHRGLKSLMTRFAGGEK from the coding sequence ATGCAGACTGATCCGATCGAAACGCGGCTGCGAGATCTGATGCTCGCATCGCTCGACGGCGACGCAGCGGCCTATAGGTCTCTGCTGGCCGAACTCGGTCGACATCTGCGCCCGTATTTCACCCGGCGGCTCACCCCCGCCTTTGCATCGCACGCGGAGGATCTCGTGCAGGAGACTCTGCTGGCTATCCACACCCGCCGCATGACCTATGACCGGACCCGCCCCTTCACGGCGTGGCTGCATGCGGTTGCGCATCACAAGTTCGTCGACCATGTGCGCCGGCAGTCCATCCGGCTGACAGTGCCGCTGGAAGATGACGCGCCAATCTTTGCCCATGACGACAGTGCCGACGCCACGGCGCGACGAGACCTCGATAGAGTGCTCGATGCCGTGCCCGCGCGCACCAGCGACCTCATCCGCCGCACCAAGGTTGCCGGCGAGTCGGTTGCAGAAGCCGCCGCCGCCCATGGCATCTCCGAGACGGCTGCAAAGGTTTCCATTCATCGCGGCCTCAAGTCGCTGATGACGCGCTTCGCGGGAGGCGAGAAATGA
- a CDS encoding DEAD/DEAH box helicase produces MNDFISLGLPTLITDSLTAGGFTEPTKIQLQAIPKLLEGRDMMGIAQTGSGKTAAFGLPILAGLLTLTGRPRPMTTRALILAPTRELAVQIDEAIRKFAGSKMKLDTVLLLGGVSRYHQVKRLERGVDITVATPGRLKDLMDDGKIKLNETRWFVLDEADRMLDMGFIAPVRAVAKAIGVKRQTMMFSATMAPEVADLAKTLLNEPVRVDASVAGSTVIKIDQRVILSGSKAKRGVLNELLANEEEAMERVIIFARTKHGADRVAKNLEIDGHKAAAIHGNKSQNARQAALKGFSSGDVRILVATDIAARGIDVPGITHVVNYELPDDPENYVHRIGRTGRNGASGIAITLCDGTERDKLRDVERLIRRTLPQSGNLHLANETGVIEAPRSAYKKPSGGRPGPRSSKNPRAPQADRRSPAERRPFAEFSKETGGRPQPHHQPSDTPRARPATEAARTRPDSAPRTRPESAPRTRPVDGAAAPARAVRRDMETGKPMANNKPAGDKTKQRWGKTQKDAVRTGGRSNADRQRGRA; encoded by the coding sequence TTGAACGACTTTATTTCCCTCGGCCTGCCGACCCTGATTACCGACAGCCTGACTGCCGGAGGCTTTACCGAGCCCACCAAGATCCAGCTCCAGGCCATCCCGAAGCTTCTCGAAGGCCGGGACATGATGGGCATTGCCCAGACCGGTTCGGGCAAGACGGCGGCCTTCGGCCTGCCGATCTTGGCTGGCCTTCTCACCCTCACCGGCCGTCCGCGGCCGATGACCACCCGCGCCCTCATTCTTGCCCCGACGCGCGAACTGGCCGTCCAGATCGACGAAGCCATCCGCAAGTTTGCCGGCAGCAAGATGAAGCTTGATACCGTTCTGCTGCTGGGCGGCGTGTCGCGCTACCATCAGGTCAAGCGCCTCGAGCGCGGCGTCGATATCACGGTCGCCACTCCTGGTCGCCTCAAGGACCTGATGGACGACGGCAAGATCAAGCTCAACGAAACCCGCTGGTTCGTGCTCGACGAGGCCGACCGTATGCTCGACATGGGCTTCATCGCTCCGGTCCGCGCTGTCGCCAAGGCGATCGGCGTCAAGCGCCAGACCATGATGTTCTCGGCCACCATGGCCCCCGAAGTCGCCGATCTCGCCAAGACCCTGCTCAATGAGCCGGTGCGTGTCGATGCGTCGGTTGCCGGTTCTACCGTGATCAAGATCGACCAGCGCGTGATCCTTTCCGGTTCCAAGGCCAAGCGCGGCGTGCTCAATGAGCTGCTGGCCAACGAAGAAGAAGCCATGGAACGCGTGATCATCTTCGCGCGCACCAAGCATGGCGCCGATCGCGTGGCGAAGAACCTCGAGATCGATGGTCACAAGGCTGCGGCGATCCACGGCAACAAGAGCCAGAATGCCCGCCAGGCGGCCCTCAAGGGCTTTTCCTCGGGTGACGTGCGTATCCTCGTTGCAACCGATATCGCAGCGCGCGGTATCGACGTGCCCGGCATCACCCATGTGGTGAACTACGAGCTGCCAGACGATCCGGAGAACTACGTTCACCGTATCGGCCGCACTGGCCGCAACGGCGCCTCGGGCATTGCCATCACCCTGTGCGATGGTACCGAGCGCGACAAGCTGCGCGATGTCGAGCGCCTGATCCGCCGCACGCTGCCGCAGAGCGGCAACCTGCATCTTGCCAACGAGACCGGTGTGATCGAAGCGCCCCGTTCGGCCTACAAGAAGCCATCCGGTGGCCGTCCTGGTCCGCGTTCGTCCAAGAACCCGCGCGCGCCTCAGGCTGATCGTCGTTCGCCGGCAGAGCGCCGTCCCTTCGCCGAGTTCTCCAAGGAGACCGGCGGTCGGCCGCAGCCGCATCATCAGCCTTCGGACACCCCGCGTGCCCGTCCGGCAACCGAAGCGGCTCGTACGCGCCCGGATAGTGCGCCACGCACCCGTCCGGAAAGCGCACCGCGCACGCGTCCGGTTGACGGTGCCGCCGCGCCGGCTCGGGCCGTGCGTCGCGATATGGAAACAGGCAAGCCAATGGCCAACAACAAGCCGGCCGGCGACAAGACCAAGCAGCGCTGGGGCAAGACGCAGAAGGACGCTGTCCGCACCGGCGGTCGCTCCAATGCCGATCGCCAGCGCGGTCGCGCATAA
- a CDS encoding cytochrome b/b6 domain-containing protein — protein sequence MTEATSLPAAKGPLIYRQSIWTRVTHWIWAICLFFLLLTGLQIFNAHPALYIGQQSGFEFENAILEIGAINTDAGPRAQTTIFGQTIDTTAIGLGMSGSAERPTFTAFPGSVTIPSYRDLGTGRVVHFFFGWIFVGTMFIWFLASFINGHIRRDIIVRPKDVAGVPKDVVDHATLRFHHGRTYGPLQRIAYFGVFFVLFPLIVATGLTMSPGINAIAPWMLDIFGGRQTARTIHFIVMLLLVGFFIIHIIMVLAAGPINELRSMITGWYRASPGTPTVEGDKP from the coding sequence ATGACAGAAGCGACCAGTCTGCCAGCGGCCAAAGGGCCGCTGATCTATCGTCAATCGATCTGGACGCGGGTGACGCACTGGATCTGGGCGATCTGCCTGTTCTTCCTGCTGCTGACGGGCCTGCAAATCTTCAACGCCCATCCAGCGCTCTATATCGGCCAGCAATCGGGCTTCGAGTTCGAGAATGCAATCCTCGAGATCGGCGCCATCAATACCGATGCCGGGCCGCGTGCTCAGACCACGATCTTCGGCCAGACGATCGACACCACGGCCATCGGCCTGGGTATGAGCGGGTCGGCCGAGCGACCGACCTTCACCGCGTTTCCGGGCTCGGTGACCATCCCGTCCTATCGGGACCTCGGCACTGGCCGCGTGGTGCATTTCTTCTTTGGTTGGATTTTCGTCGGCACGATGTTCATCTGGTTCCTCGCCAGCTTCATCAACGGCCATATCCGCCGCGACATTATTGTGCGGCCCAAGGACGTGGCCGGAGTGCCAAAGGATGTGGTGGACCACGCCACGCTGCGCTTTCATCATGGCCGGACTTATGGACCATTGCAGCGCATCGCTTATTTCGGTGTGTTCTTCGTACTGTTCCCCCTGATCGTAGCCACTGGCCTGACCATGAGCCCTGGCATCAACGCGATCGCGCCGTGGATGCTCGACATTTTCGGCGGGCGGCAGACGGCGCGGACGATCCATTTCATCGTCATGCTGTTGCTGGTCGGCTTCTTCATTATCCACATCATCATGGTGCTTGCAGCGGGGCCGATCAACGAGCTGCGCTCGATGATCACAGGCTGGTATCGCGCCAGCCCCGGCACACCCACCGTCGAAGGAGACAAGCCATGA
- a CDS encoding NrsF family protein, with protein sequence MTDDLIARLSSDLKPVRPMAMHRLLVAAVVVSGLVAIVAMNMWLGMRADIATAPMTMMFWTKFGYTLAVAVLGGFATLALARPIGAARWPWLAIGVLAILLVIGAAWQLMQAEPDDMMPLVIGGTSLVCPWRIVVLGLPVLLGAILALRRFAPANPTLAGFAAGIMAGGTGAWVYSFACGENGMMFLALWYSLGILIVGALGAVLGRFLLRW encoded by the coding sequence ATGACCGACGACCTCATCGCCCGCCTCTCGTCCGACCTCAAGCCCGTGCGCCCCATGGCAATGCATCGCCTGTTGGTCGCCGCCGTGGTGGTCAGCGGCCTTGTCGCCATCGTGGCCATGAACATGTGGCTGGGCATGCGCGCGGATATCGCCACGGCGCCGATGACGATGATGTTCTGGACCAAGTTTGGCTACACGCTGGCTGTAGCGGTGCTCGGCGGATTTGCAACGCTCGCGCTCGCACGGCCGATCGGCGCAGCGCGCTGGCCGTGGCTTGCTATCGGCGTATTGGCGATCCTTTTGGTGATCGGAGCCGCCTGGCAGCTTATGCAAGCCGAACCGGACGACATGATGCCGCTCGTCATCGGCGGCACGTCACTCGTTTGCCCATGGCGCATCGTCGTCCTGGGACTGCCCGTGCTGCTTGGCGCCATTCTCGCCCTGCGCCGCTTTGCCCCTGCCAACCCAACCCTGGCCGGCTTCGCCGCCGGCATCATGGCCGGTGGAACCGGAGCCTGGGTCTATTCTTTCGCCTGCGGTGAAAACGGCATGATGTTCCTGGCGCTCTGGTATTCGCTGGGGATATTGATCGTTGGAGCGCTTGGAGCGGTGCTGGGGCGGTTCCTACTTCGGTGGTAG
- the otsB gene encoding trehalose-phosphatase — translation MSQIDNIDPNAIPHLAIFTDFDGTLVELAETPDEIDVPVSLAHQLERAAREFDSAFAVLTGREIADIDKFLSPLLLPIAGAHGTQRRRADGFVETVDPASILGAEEIAHAVQPLLIAHPSLLMETKEGAVALHYRQAPELETAVRIAMEEALHSVTDFELVPGKMVLEARPRGVSKGEALRAFMREEPFVGRTPIFIGDDTTDEDAFIAAQELGGVGIKLGEGDTAARMRIANVASVHALIQGLGDIAARDREYALTH, via the coding sequence ATGTCGCAGATCGATAACATCGACCCTAACGCCATTCCGCACCTGGCGATCTTCACCGACTTCGACGGAACCCTGGTCGAGCTGGCGGAAACACCCGACGAGATCGATGTGCCGGTTTCCCTTGCGCACCAGCTGGAACGCGCTGCGCGCGAGTTCGACAGCGCCTTTGCCGTTCTGACGGGCCGCGAAATCGCCGATATCGACAAGTTCCTGTCGCCGCTGCTGCTGCCTATTGCCGGTGCCCACGGTACGCAGCGTCGTCGTGCCGATGGCTTTGTCGAAACGGTCGACCCGGCTTCGATACTGGGCGCTGAAGAAATCGCGCACGCAGTGCAGCCCTTGCTCATCGCTCATCCAAGCCTGCTCATGGAAACCAAAGAGGGCGCAGTGGCCCTGCACTACCGCCAGGCGCCGGAGCTGGAGACAGCCGTGCGCATTGCCATGGAAGAGGCGCTGCACAGCGTCACCGACTTCGAACTGGTTCCCGGCAAGATGGTGCTTGAGGCCCGGCCACGCGGCGTCAGTAAGGGCGAGGCGTTGCGCGCCTTCATGCGCGAAGAGCCCTTTGTCGGTCGTACCCCGATCTTCATCGGCGACGACACCACTGACGAAGACGCCTTCATCGCCGCCCAGGAACTGGGTGGCGTGGGCATCAAGCTGGGTGAGGGCGACACCGCTGCACGCATGAGGATTGCCAATGTCGCGTCCGTTCACGCCCTGATCCAGGGGCTCGGCGATATCGCCGCCCGCGATCGCGAGTATGCGCTGACGCACTGA
- a CDS encoding alpha,alpha-trehalose-phosphate synthase (UDP-forming), giving the protein MSRLIVVSNRTPGKGPAAGGLAVALRKTLAEREGFWFGWSGDLVETPSSEARFQDIDGLSVAQIDLTRDDHHAYYAGFSNSILWPSFHLRLDLATIEAHWYEGYRSVNVQFARALLPLLRPDDVIWVHDYHLIPLATELRNLGARNRIGFYLHIPFPTPDALYAIPHHQELMRDLSRYDLVGMQANRDVSAFTEFSEHQSPSSLSGSPLKSVDFSRTEVAAFPIGSDPDAFARLSVSAAATKMVKRMERSLHGQNLILGVDRLDYSKGLPQRVEAYEKLLANDGRFRRQVHLLQVAPPSRDTIKEYQETSDTLDAICGRVMGRFAEPDWQPLTYVKRAYGQPSLAGLYRLARVGLVTPLRDGMNLVAHEYVGSQNPADPGVLVLSRFAGAAEIFEDAVLVNPFDTDETGEALRMALDMPLDERIARWQSLMAAARRHNVDDWSRSFIDRLAPSTSGDGTSTRDILYLASVA; this is encoded by the coding sequence ATGAGCCGATTAATCGTTGTATCGAACCGCACGCCGGGCAAGGGCCCGGCGGCGGGCGGCTTGGCTGTTGCCCTGCGCAAGACGCTGGCTGAACGCGAGGGATTTTGGTTCGGTTGGTCTGGTGATCTTGTCGAGACACCGTCAAGCGAAGCCAGGTTTCAGGACATTGACGGCCTCTCAGTCGCCCAGATCGACCTGACGCGCGACGATCACCACGCCTACTATGCCGGCTTTTCCAACTCGATCCTCTGGCCCAGCTTCCATCTGCGGCTCGACCTCGCCACCATCGAGGCGCATTGGTACGAAGGCTATCGCTCCGTCAATGTGCAGTTCGCCCGCGCGCTGCTGCCGCTGCTGAGGCCCGACGACGTCATCTGGGTGCACGACTACCACCTGATTCCACTGGCGACGGAGCTTCGCAATCTGGGGGCGAGAAACCGCATCGGCTTCTATCTCCACATCCCCTTCCCCACGCCCGACGCGCTCTACGCCATCCCGCACCATCAGGAACTGATGCGCGACCTGTCGCGCTACGATCTGGTCGGCATGCAGGCGAACCGAGACGTCAGCGCCTTTACTGAATTCTCCGAGCACCAGTCGCCGTCGAGCCTGTCGGGCAGTCCGCTCAAGTCGGTCGATTTCAGTCGCACCGAGGTCGCGGCCTTCCCCATCGGCTCGGACCCGGACGCCTTTGCGCGCCTTTCCGTCAGCGCTGCCGCCACCAAGATGGTCAAGCGCATGGAGCGATCGCTGCATGGCCAGAACCTGATCCTGGGTGTCGATCGTCTGGACTATTCAAAGGGCCTGCCGCAGCGCGTGGAGGCCTATGAAAAGCTTCTTGCCAATGACGGCCGCTTCCGCCGGCAGGTACATCTGCTGCAGGTGGCGCCGCCGTCACGCGACACGATCAAGGAATATCAGGAAACCAGCGACACCCTCGACGCAATCTGCGGCCGCGTCATGGGTCGCTTCGCCGAACCGGACTGGCAGCCGCTCACCTACGTCAAGCGCGCCTATGGCCAACCCAGCCTCGCCGGGCTCTATCGCCTCGCCCGGGTGGGCCTCGTGACCCCGCTGCGTGACGGCATGAACCTGGTCGCGCACGAATATGTTGGCTCGCAGAACCCAGCCGATCCCGGTGTACTGGTCTTGTCGCGTTTCGCCGGTGCGGCCGAGATTTTCGAAGACGCGGTCCTGGTCAATCCCTTCGACACCGACGAAACCGGCGAAGCGCTGCGCATGGCGCTCGATATGCCGCTCGACGAGCGTATCGCCCGCTGGCAGAGCCTGATGGCCGCGGCGAGACGGCACAATGTCGACGACTGGAGCAGGAGCTTCATCGACCGCCTGGCGCCGAGCACATCGGGTGACGGCACATCGACGCGGGATATTCTCTATCTGGCGTCCGTCGCCTAG
- a CDS encoding nucleoside deaminase, with product MDSAVLVTRLLDVIEIDVAAKTQRGVAGGNKLFGAAILRKSDLSLVIAETNNETENPLWHGEMHAIKRFFELPADQRPATKDCIFLATHEPCSLCLSGITWSGFDNFYYLFSYEDTRDSFGIPHDIAILKEVYAVPDPENGTVSPDRPLYNRINKFWQSHSIIQMIAGLDRSSREALLSRLDDINAFYNDVSAAYQKTKGSKGIPLA from the coding sequence ATGGATAGCGCTGTACTCGTCACCCGCCTGCTCGACGTCATCGAAATCGACGTCGCCGCCAAGACGCAAAGGGGCGTGGCCGGTGGCAACAAGCTGTTCGGAGCAGCAATCCTGCGCAAGTCCGATCTGTCGCTGGTGATTGCCGAAACCAACAACGAGACCGAAAACCCGCTCTGGCACGGCGAAATGCACGCCATCAAGCGGTTCTTCGAACTGCCGGCCGATCAGCGTCCGGCGACTAAGGACTGCATCTTCCTCGCCACGCACGAGCCATGCTCGCTCTGCCTGTCCGGCATCACCTGGTCGGGCTTCGACAATTTCTATTATCTGTTCAGCTACGAGGACACCCGCGACAGCTTCGGCATTCCGCACGACATCGCCATTCTCAAGGAAGTCTACGCCGTGCCCGATCCGGAAAACGGCACGGTGTCCCCCGATCGTCCGCTCTATAACCGGATCAACAAGTTCTGGCAGAGCCACAGCATCATCCAGATGATTGCCGGGCTCGACCGCAGCAGCCGCGAGGCGCTGCTATCCCGGCTGGACGACATCAACGCCTTCTACAACGATGTGTCCGCCGCCTATCAGAAGACCAAGGGCAGCAAGGGCATCCCGCTGGCTTAG
- a CDS encoding 2-dehydropantoate 2-reductase, with the protein MTTIALIGPGAIGGTVAAWLAQNPDFAITLCARTPLDDLRVETPSGMITARPRVITDPALAETVDWVLVATKTYDVDSTKRWLDRLVGPETRVAIIQNGVEHVRLFEHLVPAERLVPVMINLPAARNAPGRIVQSRHGIIAVPAGRNGEDFAALFAHSEIEAAAHADFLSQAWIKLAGNCGAVVPALTLRATGPVWSDDLAAIVRGLVEECVAVGRAEGATIPDSVIVNTIASSRGMPEGAVGGSLHADRLAGNQMEIDARNGVIVRLGTKHGIPTPVNKMLVTLLGAAGSPWASR; encoded by the coding sequence ATGACCACGATTGCCCTTATCGGACCCGGCGCCATCGGCGGCACCGTCGCCGCATGGCTGGCGCAGAACCCCGATTTTGCCATCACGCTCTGTGCTCGCACGCCGCTGGACGATCTGCGGGTCGAAACGCCAAGCGGGATGATCACGGCAAGGCCGAGAGTGATCACCGATCCCGCCCTGGCAGAAACCGTCGATTGGGTGCTCGTGGCGACCAAGACCTATGATGTGGATTCGACCAAACGCTGGCTGGACCGGCTGGTTGGACCCGAAACGCGCGTGGCCATCATCCAGAACGGGGTGGAGCATGTCCGCCTGTTCGAGCATCTCGTGCCGGCGGAACGCCTGGTGCCCGTTATGATCAACCTGCCGGCGGCGCGCAATGCGCCGGGGCGGATCGTGCAAAGCCGCCACGGTATCATCGCCGTGCCGGCTGGACGCAATGGCGAGGATTTTGCTGCGCTGTTCGCCCATTCCGAGATCGAGGCGGCGGCGCATGCCGATTTTCTGTCGCAGGCGTGGATCAAGCTGGCGGGCAATTGCGGGGCCGTCGTTCCGGCGCTGACCCTGCGCGCGACCGGCCCCGTCTGGAGCGACGATCTGGCGGCGATCGTGCGCGGGCTGGTCGAGGAATGCGTGGCGGTCGGTCGCGCCGAGGGTGCCACGATTCCGGACAGCGTGATCGTCAACACGATCGCCAGTTCGCGCGGTATGCCCGAGGGCGCAGTCGGTGGATCTCTCCACGCCGATCGTCTTGCGGGGAACCAGATGGAGATCGATGCCCGCAATGGCGTCATCGTTCGCCTGGGGACCAAGCATGGCATTCCAACGCCGGTGAACAAGATGTTGGTGACTTTGCTCGGCGCGGCGGGCAGTCCCTGGGCGTCGCGCTAG
- a CDS encoding molybdopterin-dependent oxidoreductase, with translation MSAILTRRNFLRSSVLAGSGLVLAGCDQFDFLADKSGPARQIMERANVLTYQAQRAIIGSQTLAREYAPSEIRQGQRPNGSTDPTTPEYMFLKAENFASYKLKVIGMVEQPLEFSLDELRNMPARSQITRHDCVEGWSCIAKWTGTPLGPILDMARVKPTAKFCVYHCFDNIQRTLSGDILYYTSSDLIDAYHPQSILSYGLNDQVLPVSNGAPVRLRIERALGYKQPKYLHTIELVDDLSSFGKGRGGYWEDTGYDWYAGI, from the coding sequence ATGAGCGCCATTCTCACGCGCCGCAATTTTCTGCGCAGCTCGGTGCTGGCGGGCTCAGGCCTAGTCCTGGCAGGTTGCGACCAATTCGATTTCCTGGCCGACAAGAGCGGGCCCGCCCGGCAGATCATGGAACGAGCCAATGTGCTGACCTACCAGGCGCAGCGGGCCATCATCGGCAGCCAGACGCTGGCGCGCGAATATGCCCCGAGCGAAATCCGCCAGGGGCAGCGGCCCAACGGCTCCACCGATCCGACGACGCCGGAATATATGTTCCTCAAGGCGGAGAACTTCGCCAGCTACAAGCTCAAGGTCATTGGCATGGTCGAGCAGCCGCTGGAATTCTCGCTCGACGAGCTGCGCAATATGCCGGCGCGCAGTCAGATCACCCGGCACGACTGCGTCGAAGGCTGGAGCTGCATTGCCAAATGGACCGGCACGCCGCTGGGGCCGATCCTCGACATGGCGCGCGTCAAGCCGACAGCGAAGTTCTGCGTCTATCACTGCTTCGACAATATCCAGCGGACGCTGTCGGGCGATATTTTGTACTATACCAGCTCGGACCTGATCGACGCCTATCACCCGCAGTCGATCCTGAGCTACGGCCTTAACGACCAGGTGCTGCCGGTGAGCAACGGCGCGCCGGTACGCCTGCGGATTGAGCGGGCGCTGGGCTACAAGCAACCGAAATACCTGCACACGATCGAACTGGTGGATGACCTGTCTAGCTTCGGCAAGGGCAGGGGCGGGTATTGGGAAGATACTGGCTATGACTGGTATGCGGGGATTTGA
- a CDS encoding ThuA domain-containing protein: MKSALIVYGGWSGHDPEECAAIYRRWLHEDGFSVRMATETSAFADPSIHSLSLIVPIFTMSTIEKGEVENLTKAVAGGVGLAGHHGGMSDAFRDAVDYQFMVGGQWVAHPGNIIDYTVDVADPLDPIMAGIKSFPYTSEQYYMHVDPSNHVLATTTFTGEHAPWIEGVKMPVAWKRQHGKGRVFHSTLGHQAKEFENREMATMLRRGVNWAAREE; this comes from the coding sequence ATGAAGAGTGCATTGATCGTCTATGGCGGCTGGTCGGGACATGACCCCGAGGAGTGCGCCGCCATCTATCGCCGCTGGCTGCACGAGGACGGGTTCTCGGTGCGCATGGCGACCGAGACGAGCGCCTTCGCCGACCCTTCCATTCACAGCCTGAGCCTGATCGTCCCCATCTTCACGATGAGCACGATCGAGAAGGGAGAAGTCGAAAACCTCACCAAGGCTGTTGCTGGCGGGGTAGGGCTTGCGGGCCACCACGGTGGCATGAGCGACGCTTTCCGCGATGCGGTGGACTATCAGTTCATGGTGGGCGGCCAGTGGGTGGCCCATCCGGGCAATATCATCGACTACACGGTCGACGTCGCCGATCCGCTCGATCCCATCATGGCGGGGATCAAGTCGTTCCCCTACACGTCCGAGCAGTATTACATGCATGTCGACCCCTCCAACCACGTGCTGGCGACCACGACATTCACGGGCGAGCATGCGCCGTGGATCGAGGGGGTGAAGATGCCCGTGGCGTGGAAGCGGCAGCACGGCAAGGGACGCGTGTTTCACTCGACACTGGGCCATCAGGCCAAGGAATTCGAGAATCGCGAAATGGCAACGATGCTGCGGCGCGGGGTAAATTGGGCGGCACGGGAGGAATAA